aataaatgcgTCAGAAAACTGGTAACCAGATACACCAACCAGTCACAACcttgagggaagggaggaggtgcGCAGAACCCCAAGAAGAGGCTAGGCGCAGGGGTCTTTGGATGCCTGTGGGCCGGGTCCTGGAGCTACCAGGCAAGGGCCCTGACAGTTTTCCTGTCCTTGGAAAAATGGGTCTTTACTTGTCAAGTGTAGGAAACTCTCAGTCTGAAGCAGAAAGGCACAGAAGTCATTGATAAGGCACGTGTGACTCCAGCCCTTAGGCACACAGAGTGGATGAATGGGCAGTCAGAACCATAGGGCTCCCGGCTCTGGCTGTGCTCCTGATTGGTGCCACCTCTGGGTTTGGCCCCAGCTTAAATTAAGGTGGACCACGTGGACGGCATAATCCCTGCAGCCAGGGGCCTGGAGTCGGTCTTTAGAACAGATGTGTTTGTTGCTTCACTGGCAAACTGGTGTCTGGCCCCGCCAGGGCAAGAAGGATCACACTGGCCCCCAAGGAATCCCCTCAGTGGGGACACCAGGCCTCCTGTCCAATCCTGTTCACTGAGCCACTGTGGGCACCCACCTTAGACAAGGAAATCCTTGGCATCTAGGCATCTGGAGAAGCCCCAGACCCCAGAGCCAAGGTTTCTCTGGATGGCAGGCAGCGACCCGAAAAGCTGGCATTGTCGAAATCAGTCTCCAACAGCTGCTGGCCCATACCCATGGTCATTGGTGGCAGGCCTCCCTGGTGACATTAGGCAGTGGGTAAGCGAAGAGGGAGAAGTCCAGGATGTACTTAGGTAGCACGTCCTGCAGCAGGGCCCGGGGAGCACTGCACAGGTGGTAGTGCAGGCTTTCAGGGCTGGCCGGCCGGTACCAGGACTGGCGAGCTGGGAATCGCACATGGGGTGGTGCCTGCACCCACTCCAGCACCTGGTTGGCATCAGCCTCCAGCCTCTCATAGGAGCCTACAAAGTCATAGCGCACCGCACAAGGCTGGCACAGGTGGTACACGGGCATCCAATGCTCATTCATGCGCTCAGGGTCCTCGTCCACCAGGTATCTCAGAAACTCCGGGAAGGTGACATCATCCCCTGCGGGGCTGGGGCCCGCTCCAGCCCTGTACCGCCGCACGATCTCAGCGCCATAGCGCTGTTGGTACTCTCGGATCTCGCCAAACTTGTTGCGGTAAGCAGAGAGGAGGCGCTCCAAGGGGTCCCGCACAAACAGGAACTTGAAGTAGTGCTGCAGGCGGTAGCGAATCTCCTCAGGCCGCAGGTCTGCTAGGAACACCAGATCATTGCGGTGGTCCATCTTGAGGCGGACGTCCACGCTGTCCAGGACGCCGGCCAGCACCTTCAGCACCCGCTTCCAGTTAGAGCAAGCCACCTTGGGGACGTAGCAGTACAGGAAGCGGTAGCGGTCACTCACGAGGATGTGGCGTAGCAGGGTGCGCCGCTGCCCCACTGGCAAGTCCCAGGGGTCCCGCGGCATGCCTGGTTGTCCGCACACTGCCCGCAAGGTCCGATTCCGGACGTCCTGCCTCACCTGCAAGTCCGAGTCCCCAGCATCCAGGGACAGCCTCCCAGGCCTGAGGACTGTCCCGCGCCAGGCCACACCCTCGCGATTTGGAGGGTGCAGGGGAAGGGGCTTCATCTCGGCCAGGATGCCCCGCTCGATCATGAGCAGCAGCCCGCTGGAGGCCACGATCACCGCGAACATCAGCATGGACGGCAGCAGCAGGGGCGGCCCCCCCAACCCCGCCCGGGCCCTGCCCAGTGGGGGCCGCCTCAGCGCCCGGCCCAGGGGCTCGGCGCCATTTGGGGCTGCCAGCGGGGTCAGCGGGCGGGGGAACATGGTGCTCCCGGGGTGGGGGCCTGCGCGGGCAGCCCGATCCGAGGGCCGCCCGGGAGGCGGGCTCGGGCTGGGGGCGGGAGCCGAGGGTTGGGCCCGCAGCGCCGGGCGGGGGTCGAAGAGGGGAGCGCTGGCGGGAGGGTTGGCGCGCGCGGGGGTGGCCGGCTCCCGGGCTGCGGCGCCGgagcgggcggcgggcgggcgggcgggcgcggcgAGGGACCAGGGCCGGATGTCCCGCCCGGCAGCtctccgcccccagccccgccgtGACACAGGCGCGGGGGCGGGCCCAGgccgggggcggggagaggggcgGGCGTCCCTGCAGGGAGCGGGCTACCAGGGAGCGTGCAGACCCCTACCCGGGAGAGGGCGCCTGAACCAGGGCCGCCCTAGTCCTCCGGGCTTCGGGGACAAAAGCTCGCAAGGCTCTGAAGGCAGAAAAGACCCGGGCCGCGGCGCCCTCTCTTGCGCAGCGCGTGCCCTCAGGGAGCTGGACGGAGAGGGCCTGCGCCCAACACCCTGCCGCTCGCTCCGGCCTGGCCGAGCCCTTCCTCCCGCGGCGGGTCCCGAGGCTGGGGCCCCCCGCAGAGCTCTCCGCGAGTCCAAACTTTGGAGAGGCCCGTCTCTCTCGCTGGAAGCAGAGTCCCCAGTGTgctccccctgcccaccctgtCCTGCCCGCTCCAGTAAAGAGGAACAAGACTGTCGAGCACTGACCAATGGCTCATCTCCATGGTGACCCTTAGATTTAACAGTACGTGGTGGATTACAGTGTTTATCCACTGGGTAATGCTGAAATGTCTGGAAATGGAATCTTCTCCCCTCatctgccttcccttccccaggtctGGAGAGGTGGGATACCTGGGACACTCTCTGGTGAGAGGCCAATGACAGGTCGGTGCCTTCTGACCACTGGTGTGGCCGGCACACGTTTTGaagggtgaggggctgggggcacagagcaggagccTTCTTTGCCTGGAGCCATGTGCTCAACAGCCAGTGACGTAGGCTAGAGGCAGCTATGGGAATGCCTGTGCCCACCTGAACTGGGCACCTAGCTAAGCATCCAGACCTCACCCTGTTATGTGTGGGAGCCAGTGAGGCTCTGAAGCAGAGTAGTTATGCGATCAGAGTCCACAGTTACCAAGGCAGGTGTCTGTTCAGTGTCTTGTATTCTCTCCTTCAGTTGTTACAGTCGCCCTGTGACTAACATCCTGGGAGGTAGGTACTATGGGCAATCGCACGGTACagctgaagaaacagaggctcagggaaGCTGAGACTCTCTCTGGATCGGTCTGATTCTAAAACCTAAGTTCCTAATTATGATCCTTCAGAGATTAATGGAGTACAAACATGGAagggtgggaagagaggaagcagcTGACCCCAGGGAGTGATGAAATAGGAGAAGATGCCAGAGGCTTTGAGTCTAGTGGGAGAGTGGAGCTACCACTGATCAGATGAATTCAGAAAGGATGAGGGGCTCTGAGGGATGAGCCGAAGCTAGAGGGCTCATGGGTTTCCCCCAAGCCCCATCCTTGTAATGTGAGAGCACAAAGGATGAGCAAGAGGAAGGAATGGAAACCCTGGAGGCCTTCCAGCTCCTTAGAGTAGGCTCCCTGCATTCCACTGTCTGAATGCTGGGGTGCACCTCAGGATGCACCGTTCACTGCTAGAGAAATTAGCGTTCAGGTTCAGCCTTCACCCAACTGCTTCCTGCCTCCAATAGCACTGAAGGTAGATTGCTGGTGGTGGAATTATTTTCTACTGAAAtctttcgtttgtttgttttaaacagtAAGTACATCTTTTGtactaggaaaggaaaaaaacctttgaaAAGTTTTTGATAACTTGGCCACATGCACTCATTTCTCTGAACAGTTTTCTGCGTTAGCAGTCACAGAGAAGGAGTCTGAGTGCAGGAACAGCCACTTAGTGGGGGGGAATCCTTGGGCAAGGTACTTGTCTCCACACcagtttcctgtctgtaaaataaTAGGATATAACCCATATCATGGGACTCCTGTGGGCAGCACACTGATGGCAGTGCTATAGTCCATGGTGGTGTTCATGCCACTGAAAGCCTCAGTGGAAACGCACCTGCCCAGATGTCCTTACCAAGATGCAGAAGAGGGTGGAGCAGCCATGCTTTGCCTCCTAGGAGTCCCCATGGCCTTAGAATTGCCCCACCTTGAGCACAGTCAACAGAGGCTTTGTGGCTGGGGCTGGTTTGAGCCGGGGTCCAGGCAGTCATAAACCCTTGGCCCCATGAAATGGTCTTCACTCCCTCAGCAAGGAGTGCCAGTTGCTAGATATGAGGCCCTGGGACAGTTTTTGCTAGCCAGTTCCAAGAGCATGACCCAAGGTGACGAGATGATAGCCTCACCATGCACCTACTCAGCGACCAGCTCCTAGGTCACTGACCAGGGGAGGGCTGGCAAGCCAAGGATTTCACAGTccaggcaggtggctctggccaCCACAATGCCAGGAAGTCAACTATAAGCTCCCACTCCCGccgcctctcctcctccctctgatTTTTCCTGCCCTCTCTGCTTACTGGCCTCAGTGAGCCCCTGCACTGTAAAGGTTAAGAGGGATCCCCAAAATAGAGTGGTGAACCCCTTGCACCCACACACAAAGACGACAGGACACACAGGAAATGATCCTTTTCTAAATCAATAcaatttctcaaatttatttatttttcttaaagaagtaCTTCTAATCTCTGTCAAAAGGGAGGTGAGGAAAGGTCCTCCCTCCCTTGTAAACACTGAAATACAGATCTGAGAAACCAGGGTCGACACACACAAAAAGTGCATTTTACAAAATAtcaactaaaatatattttacatgaattatGCTTCCATTGAAATTCTACCAGCTGCATTTTCAGGTTcgaaaaaatatttccacatcTAAGAGATTTCAAAAGCATTTAAGTTCTGGGCAGCAGACCCTGCCTCCTGGGAGGAGGGGCCTTGATCTCCTCTCCTGCTGGGTGAGGCTGGGCCCCTTGGCAGCAAGGGCTCAGCACCTGGGAATGAGCTGGCTCCAAGGCTGGCTCTTCAGAACCCCCATGGCCACTCTCACCAGCCTCTCTTACTGCCTGGCCCTCCCGGACTGATGATGCCTTCCTCTAAACAGCTTATTCAATACAAGGGGACCCAAGTCCCTTCCCTCCGGGTTTGGGATTGGGCTTCCCATGTGTAAATTCACCTCAGAAGCCCCGAGGCCTCCCCCCTCCCAGCCCAGTGGCCAATCAGGAGCAGCAGGTCTTCTCTGGGCAGCACGGGGGAGGGGGTTGCTCGGAGGGAGTGCCCTCACGATTGATTTGCTTCTACCTCCCTCTCCAGCTCCTGTCCTCACCAGCGCCACCTCCTCAGCCTGCGGGGTCTATGTCTGCCTCTCCGTAGGGGAGGAGGACTCAATGCTGTCCTCCTTGTCTTCTGTCCCCAAGGGTGTACCCCATGGGAGTGCTCACGAGCAGGTTCCCAGCACCAGGCCCAAGCCACGCTGTGTCCCTCTCCCTCCGTCTCCAACCATGCTCCTCTTTGGTACAAATAGGAAAGAACCGGGCTGCTCCAGCTCCCTCACAGAGAGCCCCAGGGCCAGGGTCTAGCCCTGGCAAGGACAGCAGGGAGCTGGCTGAGCCTCCTAATCTACTCTGGGGAGCAGCATGAGGTGAGAAGAGGGCCCCTGGGCAACAGGAACAAACTGAAAATGCAGGTCCTTAGCTCCTAGAGTGAGTGGCTGCAGCTCAGCAGGTCTGCGGACTGATACAGTGTTGATTCTCGCTGGGATGTAAATTAGTGCAATCTACAAAAGACTAGGGGAGGGGGTGGCAGGGCAAGGGGAGCCACAGCACTCCTTTGGTTTGATTTCAGGTGGGTGTGGCTTGAAGAGTCATGTGTGAAGTTCTGCAAGAGGTTTCCTAGAACCTCCAAGAGTAAGGCAAGAGGAAAAGTCTTCAATAAATCAGGTAGCAATTTTccttgccccctgccccccaccccctcccagctcccttctGCCCTGAAACGAACCCCATGTTGATCAGTTAACTTCTGGGAAGCCAGACCTGCTGGGCCACCCTCACCAGGAGGCGGACAGGAAGCTGACTCCCACAAGTGGGCCACACCCAGGACTGTGAGGGCCGGGTACCTTGTCCCAGCACCAGGGGCTACtgcaggggcagaggaggaaagcTAGGGAAAGGCCCCAAGTCCAGGAAAAGGAAGTCAATGCTCTGGAAGCCAGACTCTGGCTCTCTCTGCCTCAAAGGAACGAGCTCGGAGCTGTGCCGGAATCTGGGAGAGCCTGGTCCCAGGCTGATGGGGAAGCAGCGGGTCACAGTGGGTGAGGTAAAGCTGGCTCCCACTCCCTCTTGAAGGGCCCAGGGGAGGCTAAAGAAAGGCCTGTTTGGCCTGGTTCCTGAAGGaccccccacccgcccctccAGGGCCCCATGCCCCTCAGGCTTGGCCCAGCCTCAGGGAAGACTGCTTCTTCAGGAGTCTCTGCTCAGGGGACCACAAACAGGTACCCTGGGCCAAGCTGAGAAGCTCTGGTGCTTTTCTTATACCCtggcctccccttccctcccatgGGGCCCAGAACCCAAaggggcccctgccctccccccccaAGAGAACCACAGGCCAGCAACCTCAGGCCCCTGTGGCCCCTTAACCAAGTGCTGTGCTTCAAGCAGTGCCCCCTGCCCCGAGCCCCACTTGCCGTGGGCAGCCCAGTGTGGGCGAGAGGAGGCTACTGGGGGTTCTTGAGGATGCGGCCATGGCGGAAGTCATAGACATGGCGGCAAAGAAACACCAGCTCAGGGTCCGTGTCCTCGGGTACTGTGCGGTGTGGCGGGGTGGAGTAGTCTGCAGAGGGGGGCACCAGTGCTGTCTTTCGGCTGGGGAGGCCCTCACCTCGGCGCTTGGCCATGGCACAGAATCTGCAGTGACACACCGTTTGCTGTCTTTACCACAGCCACCTTTGCAGGAAGAccaattccttccccaccctgcccagggagctgggacatcccctcctgcccctgcaaGGGCTGATGCTGCCTCCATCTCTGTCCTGCCAACTGCCAGCCCATCTTCTCTGTCACTAGGGGATCACACCTGCTGGGGCCTCCCtcccaaccacctgccagcttTCAGTGACTTTCTCTGAGAGCAGTACTGTAACCTCCTCAACCCTGTCTCAGAGAGgaaacaatttttcttctttcttctacaaAAATTAGATGGTGGAAGCAGGCTATGAGGGAGAAAGTTCTGGGAGGTCAGGCCCAGTGAGTAAGATCCTCTTGGGGATCACAGGCAGCCCCCAAACAGCCCTGGAGAGTCTGAGGGGAGAAGCCAGCAGATGTGCAGGGCACCACCCACCTGCAGTACTCGGCAAAAGTCAGCACGTAGCACTTCTCCTCGATGCAGGCCACACTGTTCTGGTCCTGATGTCTCGATGCAAAGACTTCATTCTGCAAAGGctcaaagggagagaggaggggctggttACCAGGGCTGGAAGCACCCAGCTCCAGGAGCAAGGCAGACACTAAGCCCTCTGCTGGACTCTTGACCTGAGGTAACTCCAGCTAGTGCCCAGAAAGTGAGAGCTTCCCAGAATTTCAGCCTAACTGCTCCTCACTTAGCACCCCAAGGCATTCCTCCTAGGTTCCTCCTAGATCCCGCCAGGTGTCTGCTCCAGCCCCTGACTGTCATCAGGCTCCCGGCCTCCACCCCATGCCCAGGGATGGAGAGGAGAACTGATTAGATGAGAAGTCTCAATGAGGGAAACAAAGTGACAGGGAGCTCAGACGGGGCAGAGACATTACCGTTCCTCGCACACTGCTCGGTAGAGCGCCTAGGGGTGTCAAGAGGAgtctttccccctccctctcacGCCGCAGACAGTCTCAGAGCAGACAGGCGTGCTGCTCCACCTCTCCTTTCCTGTCGCCAGGAGGACAAATCTGCTTGCTCCCACTCTGGCACCCTCTGCCATAGAGGGTTCCCTTTCTGCCTCCCTTTTAAGACAAAGGTTACTACTCCCTTTGAAATGTGAATTGGGGCAGTATTCGGAAAGAGGCTAAAACCCAGGCCCTTCCCCAGGTTCTCTGGCATCCAAGGTGATGAGTCCAGAGACTTGACTGCCCATGGCTGCCTCCCCAACACCATGCTCATAGTGCcacaacttctccctctgccacccTTGCCCTCTCTGACCCATGTGCCCAGCGGCTCACCTCATGCATGCTGGGACTGCGGCCTCCCTGTAAGTGCTCTGGTCTGTAATACCACAAGAGGCTcatcatcagctctcctgggggGAGAAGAGAAGCAGTCACGGCTTGAGCTGGCAACCCCAGAGTTACTTAGACAGGCAGGCAGGCCGGGCCACCTGCCCTGGAGGCTCATCCAACTTTAGTGATTGGGCCAATCCCGCAGGTTCCAGCCACCCAtgtcccctgccccaggccaAGCCTGGCCTTCAGTGGCCTGGAATGCTATTAgcatggaggaagaaagaggaaaaggcacTGACAGGTGAGCTAGGGGGACAGGTGCCCAGGCCCTGGTGGCTGGAAAGGTTAATAAGCTGATCCAACTCAAGCCACAAGGCCATCTGCAGCCCTCAGCAGCAGAGAGATGCTGGCCGAGTGGAAGGCAGACTCTGTGCCAAGAACACGGGGAGACTAGGGCCAGGTCAAAACAGGCAGGGGGCTACCTGATTCAGGGTTCTCCCagagggcagagattttggcCACATAAGGTGTGGATGTCTTTCGTGGGCCTGACTTGAGGAGGACAGTGTCCCGGACTCGGATCGTCTCTCCGTGCCGCTCCACCGCCTGGTAGCTCTTTCGGATGGCTGGTTCGGGTTCATCCTGAGCAACAAACCAATGACACAAATAGGCTTGTGTGGGGCCACCCtcagagtgaggagggagggagggagcggatTACGTCCTCTCTACGCTTTCCTCAGGGCAGTCAAACCACCGAGGACTGAGAAACTGCAACAACAGTTTGCAGATGGCCCCTTCTCCCTAAGGCTGGCTTTTGGGGGCAGGATGGGGAATCCCCATGGTTGGAGAAAGGATGAAAAACGGGAGCAGGGGTGGAAAagtggcctgaagcttctggggTGCAGTGTGTCCACCACACCCCCAACAGTTGGCTCTCTCATTCCAAGCCCTAGCATTGGGTAGGTCCTGAAGCTTCCTAATGGGACAGTCTGGGTTTGACCCTTAAACCATCATTGTAAGTGGTGtcaccttgggcaaattactgaaTCGAttactaagcctcagtttcctcatctgtgaaatgaggataatctTAGGAACACAGGGTCTGTCCCTCACAAGGGAGTGGTGAGAATGAAAGCAGATAATGCAAGCAAAGTGCTTAGCTTAGTTCTGGCCCTTAAGAAGTGCTCAATCAATTTTAGCCTACATTGTTTTCATGATCCCAGATG
This is a stretch of genomic DNA from Equus caballus isolate H_3958 breed thoroughbred chromosome 1, TB-T2T, whole genome shotgun sequence. It encodes these proteins:
- the CHST14 gene encoding carbohydrate sulfotransferase 14, which encodes MFPRPLTPLAAPNGAEPLGRALRRPPLGRARAGLGGPPLLLPSMLMFAVIVASSGLLLMIERGILAEMKPLPLHPPNREGVAWRGTVLRPGRLSLDAGDSDLQVRQDVRNRTLRAVCGQPGMPRDPWDLPVGQRRTLLRHILVSDRYRFLYCYVPKVACSNWKRVLKVLAGVLDSVDVRLKMDHRNDLVFLADLRPEEIRYRLQHYFKFLFVRDPLERLLSAYRNKFGEIREYQQRYGAEIVRRYRAGAGPSPAGDDVTFPEFLRYLVDEDPERMNEHWMPVYHLCQPCAVRYDFVGSYERLEADANQVLEWVQAPPHVRFPARQSWYRPASPESLHYHLCSAPRALLQDVLPKYILDFSLFAYPLPNVTREACHQ